The genomic DNA TGTTCGCCGCCAAAATCGTACCGTCTTTCGCCGCCATAATGCGGAGCAAATAAATCAGCGAATCGCGGTACAAAAACGCTAAAAACGCCCAAACAGGAATCGCTCCTACTAATAAAAACGATAAAAATATCGTTTGACGGGAAATTGCGTCGCAAATCGGGTCGAATATTTTGCCGAAATTCGTAACTTGATTTCTCGTTCTTGCGGCAACGCCGTCAAAAGCGTCGGACAATTCAAGCAGGATCGCGGTGATAAGCGCCGCGTTCAAAAACGCAAAACTTAAAACTTCGCCCGTTTTTCCTATAGCGTTTATAAAAAAAAACGCGAATAACGCGCCCGTAAAAAGCCGACTTCCGGTTAAAATCATTGCAATATTCATAATACTTAAAATACGATATGCGCATTCGTTGGAACTTATTATCGTCTGTTATAC from Chitinispirillales bacterium includes the following:
- a CDS encoding CDP-alcohol phosphatidyltransferase family protein, producing the protein MNIAMILTGSRLFTGALFAFFFINAIGKTGEVLSFAFLNAALITAILLELSDAFDGVAARTRNQVTNFGKIFDPICDAISRQTIFLSFLLVGAIPVWAFLAFLYRDSLIYLLRIMAAKDGTILAANSFGKFKAITQAAATFLIIIIYYLQYFGIKIPVLFFPVSYYIIAVAVFFALYSGIQYYRMNWKVILKGL